The following is a genomic window from Anas acuta chromosome 3, bAnaAcu1.1, whole genome shotgun sequence.
ATACAAGGCTATGTGGAAGAAAGATGACCGTAATTTTCATAGGGTGCCTGAATTGATAGAGTAGTTGCTGCTACAAAAAGAAATTTCTGTTGCCCCTAATCTCCATGATCAGTTGTTCATTGACATCTTTTAATGAGCTGATTCATACCATGAACCCACAAGGATGCAAAAAATGAGTGGTTTAGATGTCTGCTGGCTTAGGGAGATGAACTGGTTCCTGCAGTACCAAACCATGGCATAAGGCAGGCAGTACAAATGTGAGCAGGTGATGGACCGGGTCTGccctttccagcagcagtgtCTGGTAGACCAGCTCTGCCATCTTGTGAACCTCCTCTCCAGGAATCTGACAGATGGGCAGTGATGCTGAAGCGCCGGCAAAGCGGAGGGAATGGGAGTGAGGGGGAGAAACAGCAGACAGTTGGACCAGGGGTAGACAGACTGCATCCTTTACACGATGTTCTAGAAGCGACCACTCGTACTCCAGTTTCGAGAGACGCACTAATTAAATGGCAGCTTTTTTATGGTAAAGAAAGTACTTCGTAAGCTGGGACTTACTCTACTGAAGGGGAAGAATCTGTGCTCTGGGCTTGAGACCTTTAGATGCCTATTTGGACAGAAGATGATGGTGCTTTTTCAGCAGTCTGCCAATTGATGGTTTAATTTACGTCTGTATTTCACTTCTACTGATCCTTCTGGGTGATTGCACAGGGCCTTGTGCTAAAGATTTTCACGACCTGAAATGGAAGATAGGGGAGAAAGTTTATTAGTGGCTGTTCCGACTGGGGTACTCCATGCTCCCATACTCAAATGAGCATGAGACCAGTCTGTAATCATACAGTACTGAAATGGCATCTTGAGAAGTTTGGCATTTTTGAAGAGTAGTAGACTGCAGCATCCAACCTGGTCCTCTAAAGGCTTAGACTTTCCAACATCTGATGTTAGAATTGTAGTCCTTAGTTGTGCTGGTTTCTTTGCAGTCTCTTATGGACCTTTCACTTGTctacttgttttgtttatataaatttttacttttttttcttcttttttcttaagccTAGAGTTTTGACTGTCCACCCAGCGCTATCCTAATGTTGTCAGTCAGGTTAGATTTTCAAAgatcacctcctccaagccTCAAAATAGTCTATCCTGTCAACCAGGGAAAGAAGCAAAGGTGACAGGAGGCCTGTGTGGATGAACTAAAtgctcctggaaaaaaaaaaaaaagcataaaaaggaAGTATTCAGGACATGGCAGAAGGTTCAAGTGTTGGGGGTGAAACATAAAGACATTGTCTGAGCATGCAGGGATGGGGTTAGGAATACCAAAGCCTGTGTGAAGTTACATCTGATGAGGGGAAGAAAGGGCAACAAGAAAGGTTTCTGCAGGTGCCTTCTGCAGTAGGAAGAGTGTGAAACACTCTTGCACATTCACTGGGCACCtgactcttctcagtggtgcccagtgaatgtgcaagaggcagtgggcacaaatgaaaatggaagaaattccAATTAAACAAAATTCGTTCTCACCCTGAGTGTGGTCAAGCCCTGGAACTGGCTGCCCAGAGGTCGTGATGTCTCCACCTGTGGAGGTGTTCAAAATCCTGGGCAGCCAGCTCAAGCTGACCCTACTTTGAGCAGTGTGGTTGGATGGATGATCTCCAGAGATCAGCCTTAAGGGCTCTGTGATCCTGTAAACTTCAAAGCAGTGGACACGTGTCCACTGactcatggaaaaaaagtacttcTAAAGTTTGAGAATATGAGCTGGTCAGTTACGTATAGAGACTTTGAAAATTTTAGGAGTACTACTTCTGAGTTTTGTGTAGACATTTGCATCATAAAAGAACTACAAGTGGCTTGATACTTGAAGGCTATATCAGtagtttattttcatgttttcataacGTTGCAAAGCTCTTGAAGCTGCTGCATGTCAAACTAATGGTTTCAGCGAATGGTGGCATCAAGATCTCTTCCCTGGGTTGTACCTGCCAGCAGCTACAGTTGGAACTATTCCAGCTGTAAGGATTGCAGCAGGCTgttttgcagatttttatttttttttattaggtgGCAGTTGCATGACAGCCATGGTCAAAAAGAAAGATCACGGTCTTAAATTCTTCAGCACCTAGAAGAAGGCTTCTTGAAGTAGGAGGGAAGTATTTCACCTCTTCCTTTGCTTAGGGTTGCATTCTGTAGTATGGTACCACCGGGAAGACTACCGAGAGGGAGCTCGTCACTCCTTTTCAGTTGAGTGGAAAGATGCTTCAGAGTGCCAGCACCAGTGAGGGCAGAGCTAGAACGGGAGGCTTAAATGTGGTAGGCAGAAGTTGTGGTTTTACTGTTGCACATCTCGGGGTTCTTTCAGCTTAGTCCATTTTATATCCACTAGGCTTTGCAGAGTGAGTTTTTGGAGAATCACAGGATGGCTGAGGTTGGGAGGACCTCTGGAggcatctggtccaacccctgctcaagcagggccacccagagcagggtgctcaggcccatgtccaggtggcttttgaagatctccaaggaggagacttcaaaaatatgttttgactCCAGACTCAGTTGTATCACATATTACCGAAATATGTTCTACTTGGACGTTGATGCTGTTTTATGGATTATTCTGCCAGTGTTTTTGGAAATCACAAATAAGTGGTGGAAGTATGTCTTAAAGTTTTAGTAGATCCATCATGGGATCCCTGAAGCTGTAAATTGGTAGATGCTGAAGGAACAGTACAGTGCTGTGTATGGATTTACCGATTTACACAGAGGTAGGAAGTGTCTACAGCTCTCTCTGCAGACACTCAACCCACTCCTGTGCAAAATGAGAGCTTCCATGCTCTCAGCTGCACAGCACAAGGGAAGGAGGACtggtgctgctcctctgccacccaagcagccctgctctctgcctgAAGTCTGTAACACACACGTTTATGGATGTGTCTGCTTCTCTGCATAGGTTCAAGGCGCAAGTTTCCGGGGCTGGAAGGAAGTGACGTCTATGTTCAATAAGGATGATGAACAGCAATTGCTAGCAGGATGCAAGTCGCCAAAATCCAAAGGGTGAGTTAAATTGATTGTTCTGCCTGCTCTAAAAAATACACAGACTGGAACAGAAAAtagctctgcagagcagtgaaGGCAGAGGCTGAAAATCAGTAGTGTTCGACTCGTGGAACTTAAATCACTGAGAAAGGTTTATGTGCATTTCAGAATTATTCATTGCAAGTTTAACGTGCGTGCTATACTAGGAAAGGATGGATATTGTTGTTAACCTTTTTAGGTATGTCAGAAAGAAGGGGGAATTTAGCTGCAtaatccatcttttttttttttattgtagaaCAGTAAAGGTTTATGAGTAAAAGGGTCATCCACGTTCCCCTTTCCTCTTAAGGATTAATTACAGTTGAACTTAGGAATTCCTCTTTTTTACGTGCTTTACTCCCTCTTTTTGAAGTCATGTCTGCACCTGAAAAGGTTAAGTGGTGTACCTGTACCAGGTTCTGCAAACCTTCCCTGTTGGAGCTGAAGTGTTCactttgcagtgctgctgctgccgtggCTAGGGCATGTTCCTGAAGAGGCAGACCTCTTCCCAGGATCCACTGTTTTGCTGTTACAGCTAGCACATGTAGGCTTTACCCAGCTACCTAATTACCGTGGTTACAAACAGGCAGAAACATGCTACCCAGCAGTGCAGGTGTTCAGCCAAATAAAAGCTTTGCCGTagtatgttttgtttctgttttacattgaaatacattttacgctgaaatacatatatttcagTACGTATGTGTATGGGTAGATGCATGCATCTAGatataaaaacatttagaaTACAAATACATGAATTTCCTTTTGAGCCTGTTTGATTAAATTACCCAAAAGTTCCCTGTACAATTTTATGGGTGTTAAGATGTGAAATTCCTTTAAGGATCCTTTGCAATTTATGCTGAAGATAAGAGTGAAATAACCCAGGGAATAATGCAGATACAGTATGAAAACCGAGTTCCCATAAATGTGGAAAGGGATTTTTAGTATTCCTATGAAAATTGGCTGTATTTTTAGTTTATAATCATATGCCCTGatgtttagtttatttttaaagaaaaatgcaacttTTCAAGTGCTCTAGCCACAAAATACAAGAGTGGTTGGAGTCTGTGACTGGCTTTAGCAAGATGAGAATTCTGAAAATGCTAAATTCACTGAAAAACTCACTGTAAAGGTATTTTAAAGGTATTGCTTCTACTTAAATATGATAGTATGGAAATCCTTATGTTATGTTGATGGAAACAAGCTctttaatagaaatatttgtaaaatttcAGTGGTTGTTTTATCTGAGGCTAAAGAATTTGTATGCTAATTGTAGGTAATTCTTTCAATTTGTTGTTTAGCTTGTTGAACCCTGAAGGTTGTTTGTTTCACCACTGGTATTCAGCCTTTTGTGTTCTGCTCTTTGGTTACATACATAGCCTGGTATATAAACTTATGCATAAATACTTGACATTTTGTATCTTAAATGCTCCTCACTGCAAATATGAAATAACTCAGGTTGAAAGTTCTTAATGAGATAAGAAACATTATCATGAATGAGCACCCTTTCAAATGTCTCTGGGAGAGAAACTAATATGGATTTGGAAACAGTACAAATTGTTATGTTGGAAAACAACCACAcaagggttgttttttcttatttgggggagggggatttggggatttcTTTCGGAAATGCAAAACAACTGTTTTCAAAGTACTGTGCATATCTTTATAGAcaccagaattttttttttcctaaagtcctaatactgtaaattaaaaattttatgaTATAACGTGTAACTGGAAAGGTTGTAACAGGTATATGAAACTGAGGAAAACAGTGAGTGAGTATTCAAAGCTGGTGGTAGACAGAATATTTACATAGTGCTTCTACTATCGTACTTTTGGTTTTggtgcttgctttgttttggctgAATTCCTAAATTGTTCTAATGCATGCTAAAATACTTCATATGTTTCCAGAGGCAGTTCCAACGGTAATTCATTGTGGGGTAGGTGAGGTTTATGATAATAGGAAGTGGTCGTACTCAGCCTAGTTCAGATTTATCgctgccaggctctgctgggctTAGCCTTACGTGAATAGGAAGGTGTTTTTCCAGAAGACAGCAGTTATAGATGCACTGTCACAGAGTGGTGGCTGACTTCTTTCGTGAACATGCAGAGCTAGCTTTGGATAAAATTCAAGATGCTTCTTTTTGATTAAACAATCTTTTAGCATTCATTACTATAGAACATCAATTGAATGTTATAAATAACTGTTACATACATTGTTAAATGAAGAAGTTAATCACCTCATCATTGTTATTTTCTAGAACAAACCTAAAGTTAAAGGAAGAGATGAAGTCAGAAAAGAAGACAGGTTTTTGGGACAGTTTGGTGATAAAGCAGAACGTCCAATCCAGGAAACCAGACGAGATTGAGGGATGGGAACCACCACAGCTTACTGCTGCTGACTCTGCCAGTGACGCAGCAACTACTTTAAGTGACTATACAGCCTGGTCAGGCTGGGAAGATGAAACCAAAGGCTCCACAAAGTACACAAACCTGGCCAGTTCAGGAAACAGCTCCAGGTGGAGTATCAAATCAGCTGGAAAGCTGGTTAGTATTAGACGTCAGAGCAAAGGTAACCTTACTGACAACTGGGAAGAACTAGAATGATACTGGTAATGTGAATTACTTTATAGATAAGAACAGAAAGGTTCCATGATTTACTTGTATGTTTAAACCAAAATCAAATCTGCTCAATATTGCACCTTTATACAGTACTTTGTTTTATTCAGATTGTTACAAATTTTTGCTCGCCTAATAGTAAATTTTCTTATTACATTGTTAAATAGCTATGTTTTCCACACTGAAAAAAGTAGAGAATCTATTTTGTGCCTATATTTCACATTCAGACTGCAGTACGTTGGGTTGTTGGTTTTACcaaaaaaacaagaagtaaTTCCTTAGTGAATGTATACACTGGTTGTAAATTTGACTGCCTTATGTAGGAACTTCCACTAGCTCGAGGTCCtgttttttcctggtatttGAGGGTCACTCAAAATGTTAGTTTTGATGCTGTCcctttttaaataagaatattGATCTGTAGCTTGCAGGAAGAATGCTTATACTTGGTGGACTGTTTTCCAAATCTTCAGCCTCAGCATATGCTTCAGCTTGTGCACACAAGATGCTCAACTGTCACACTGTGCTGTACTGTgtaagaaatgggaaaatactACTCTAAGGTAATTCTTTCCATTACAGGAACTTCACCAGTAGTCAGGTCAGATGGGTCTTccagagtttttttgttttttttttatagtgaaTGTTGTTTGACAAAGCTTACCAGTTTTTAAGATGCATGtcatgccaaaaataaaaatgattgaaaatTTGGAAAGCAGTAGGGGGTAGAGTATAAGATCTTGGTATTCAGTATCTGTAGTCCTGAATCTAGGGATGAGTTGCTTCTTAAGGAAGGGCAAACGTGTTCATTTTTACAGTAGCTGACCTCTGTTTCACAGTTTTTTCGTTTCCTACTGTCTGTTGCCCTTTCCCCACTCCTCCCTCCATAAGCAGTGACTGAACCGTACCCTGACATTTTGGGATAACTGAGCCATTACAGgtatgtgcatgcacacaacTCGTGAAGCATTTTTGTTATAAAGCTCTGTCTTATTAGCTACTGATGCTTTCAGTTTTGGTAAAAGGGGGCGAAGTGTTGACCTTGGGATTTGACGTGTATATAGAAAACTAAAAGTGCCTCTTTCTAGCATATTCTCGCTCATTATTAGTACAGCCAATGTCAGATTGGTTTCCACTTTATTTATATGACCGACAGAAACGCTGCTTTACCATTcgtggaagaaaataaaaccaaaagtcCCACAACAAACATGACCAGTAGGCCTTTTCTCTCCGGATTGTTAATCTGGTGTAACTGAACTGAAAACTTGCTGACTGCCTAGCAGCATGGCCAGTACAATAGGAAGACCAAGTTACCATTGGAGAGAAAATCAACGTTTTTAGAAAGAAACACATACCTTTATATTTAATGGAAATCCTGCAAACGTATTTTTGCAAGAAGCTGATGAAAAGGGATGCATGCAATTTTCTTCTAAGCTTGTACCTTGTTTCTGTTACTGCCACATTATTCCTTTCTTAGCgctctttctcctctctcctccaaTTCATGTGTAGTTTTCTGGCTTATGGCTTCTGCATAGCTATTCTTTGGAAATTCCTGTTGAGATGTGCCTGGAGGGAAACGAGCAaaatggctttttgtttgtttgtttgtttgttttctgtttaatagGATGATAAAAGATATTGTCCTTAATTTTGTATagaaaaatgttgctgttttggGCTACAAAACAGGATCTTGAAACTTGTATTTATAAAATTGgcattatatattaaataaaatactaacAGAGGAGAAAGGGTTAGCATTTATACTGCATCATTTAGTCTGTGAGTAAACTCCATATTTGCCTTTGGCAAGTATATATGCTGAGGTTAATTATAGGAAAGAATTAGGATTCTTGGGTAAAGTATGCTGCATTTTATAGTTTACGGAATACCCTGTAAGGCATGAGCTAGTATTTAGTTTGGATGTTGGTGCTGacataaaagaacagaaaaagatctGCTGGCAGCCCTTGATATTTTGCTCTCAGAGGTGGGCTGAGGACTTTTAATTTCCCTCCTGAAGAAACTGTTTCTACTGTGACCAGTAAAGGTTTGCCTTGCACATTATACTGTCAAGTGCCTGTTTCTCACCTTGATGATGTGTTTGATGCACAGCTTAGCTGCAgaatttttcaatttgtttttagaTTTATGACAAAGAACATGCTCACAAAGCTGAAGTCTAgcataaaacaaaattgcaTCTAAGTGGGAAATTGAAATATGTAAACTTAAGGTATGACTCTTAGCGATGGAAGTTTTGGTGTGCTTTTTAAGTGATACTTCCTCAGAAATAATCGTTCTAAGGATGAAcattattaaatttaatataatttattgttaTGCTTTGATAATGTATTTGTCTTGAGAACTCACCGGCGTgagcttttcttctcttatgTTTATAAACTTGTCTGAATTTTCAGAACGGGGTCCCCTTTTCTTTTACCTTCTTTAAATGCTTAACTACATTACACATTTATGGGCTTAAACTATACACGGCTCCATATGTGGAATAAGTGTAGAATATGTCCCTTACTATTTGTTTTGGAATTGCATTTCAATCTCTGTGAAATGGTTTAGAAGAAGATAGCATTGAGATTGTATAATAAGattgcacaaaataaaatatagtttaTATTGCTTTCTCGTAGCCAATCTGCATGATTGTTGGCGTGGTTTTAACGGGAATTAAAAGCTTTGTGTGGCTGTAACTAGTCACTTAACTCTCAGCAAAGttttctgagtatttttatttattagcatcatttgcaaaaagaaaaatagtattttccaTATGAATAAAGATTTAGTTTGAACTGAAATGCCTTactctttgatttatttaattttttgttttattgatcATATGAATTTGTTTCCACCTGTGTGGATGTTACTTACATGATTGCAGAACATGGCAAAGGGAGTGAAGCTGTATTTATGTGAATGCAGTGAATGATGCCATTTCAGAAGCTGCAACACCCTCGATTTAAAGCTTCACCCGTTGCTTTCATACTGGGAAGAATTTGTTAGCTTTGACAGACTGAGTATGTTTTGCTTTACTGGTATTTATTGGTTtaaacaggttttatttttattttttttgttttattggctGTTACGAAagcctgggcagagcaggaTTTTTTCCTAAAGATTTCACTAGCAGTATGTAAACCGGAGGACCTGGAATCCTTTTGCATAACGAGGTGAGACCCGCACGTCCTGGAACGTCCTCATTGCATCTAACAAAAGTTAGATGCAGCCGCTCGTACCCGTAGGTCAGAGGTAGAAAGAGTATTGTCAGCTTCTTGTTCTTCCTCTCAAATTTACAGGCTTTGTTGCTCTCTAAACAGGCTTAGCAGGGATTGTTGAGGCAAACACTTCTTACCAGGGTGGGTGAATTAGCTGGAAGAGAAGATTTTATTCATACAGGTTGCATTCTTGGGGGGAAAAATCCCTGTTTAGAGACATCTCTGACTGTACCCAGATGGGCCAGCTGTACACCTGGGCAGGTAAGGGGGAATGGGGGGATGGACATCTGCAGACCCTGGTTGGACAAGGAGCCTGCCAAATTCTGAGTGCGTCTATCTCAGTTTCCAAAACTTGCTGA
Proteins encoded in this region:
- the TDRP gene encoding testis development-related protein isoform X3; the protein is MWKLNKSSKVLLDDSPEEDEARPRGPPPPPPPAAAFAAPQVQGASFRGWKEVTSMFNKDDEQQLLAGCKSPKSKGTNLKLKEEMKSEKKTGFWDSLVIKQNVQSRKPDEIEGWEPPQLTAADSASDAATTLSDYTAWSGWEDETKGSTKYTNLASSGNSSRWSIKSAGKLVSIRRQSKGNLTDNWEELE
- the TDRP gene encoding testis development-related protein isoform X2, which encodes MWKLNKSSKVLLDDSPEEDEARPRGPPPPPPPAAAFAAPQNKDQFLHDEVPSSVSQLATKVQGASFRGWKEVTSMFNKDDEQQLLAGCKSPKSKGTNLKLKEEMKSEKKTGFWDSLVIKQNVQSRKPDEIEGWEPPQLTAADSASDAATTLSDYTAWSGWEDETKGSTKYTNLASSGNSSRWSIKSAGKLVSIRRQSKGNLTDNWEELE